The Microlunatus soli genome contains the following window.
GGCGTCGAGGACGTTCACCTGGAAGAGCCGGAGTTCTGGTCCCGGGCCGGCTACTCGGAATCGTTCCGTCGCGAATGGCAGGCCTATTTCGGTGAGCCGTGGCAGCCGCCGCACGGATCGCCGGAAGCCCATTTCCGTTCCGGGCAGCTGAAACAGCATCTGCTGGTCCGGTCCCTGGACCGGGTGACGACGGTACTCCGGGACGAGGCGCTGCGACGGGGCCGCGAGCTGCGGTTCTACATCCCGACGCACAGCCTGCTCAACTACACCCAGTGGCAGATCGTCAGCCCCGAATCCAAGCTGCGCGAGCTGCCCGCCGTGCACGGTGCCATCGCCCAGGTCTGGACCGGGACCTCCCGGACACCGAACGTCTACGCCGGACGGCATGCCGAGCGGACCTTCGAGACCGCGTATCTGGAGTACGGCATCGCCCAGGACCTGACGAAGGGGACCGACCGTCGGCTGTGGTTCCTGCACGATCCGATCGAAGATCATCCGGATCGGACCTGGGAGGATTACCTGGCCAACTATCACCGCACGCTGGTGGCCTCGCTGCTGCATCCTGAGGTGTCGCGGTACGAGGTCGCACCGTGGCCGCACCGGATCTTCACCCGACCGTATCCGAGTGATCACGCCGATCAGCGGATCGGCATCCCGGCCAGCACCGCGACCTCGTATCTGATCACGATGAACTCGTTGCGTGATCTTGACCAGCCCGACATCCGACGGGATGCCGATGGTCCGCAGATCGGCGTCTTCCTCTCCGACACGGCCATGTTCCAACGGTGGCGTCCGGGCGAATCCACCGGGCACTACGACGGGCTGCAGGACGCGCTGGCCGTCGAAGGTCGCGAGCTGCTCAACTTCTCCGACTTCTACGGCCTCGCGCTGCCGCCGTTGTTCGCCGGACAGGCCGTCCGGCCGGTGCAGCTGGAGAACGTGATCACCACACCGGGCGCTCTGGATGATCTTGATGTGCTGATCTTGTCCTATGAGTTCCAGAAGCCGTTGACCCCGGCATTGCACTATGCGTTGGCCGGTTGGGTGTCCCGCGGTGGTGCGTTGCTGTACGTCGGCGACGGCGCCGATCCCTACCACCGGATCCGGCAATGGTGGACCGGTAGCTACCCGACGCCGGCCCATCATCTCGGCGAAGCGCTGGGAATCGATCCTGACAACGCTGCCGTCCAATCGGTCGGCTCCGGGTTCGTCCGGTTCATCCAGCAGCCGCCCGCGGCCTTCAGCGAGACACCCGTCCGGGCAGCCGAGCTGGTTGCCGCGGTGCAGGAGATCGCCGAAGCAGCCGGGCACAGCTGGACGCCGAGCGATTGGTTGTCGATCCGTCGCGGACCGTATCTGATCGGTGCGGTGCTGTCCGAAGCGACCGACGGCGTCACCGTCGAGGGTCATTACCTCGACCTGTTGGATCCGGCGTTGCCGATCCGTCGACGAGTCGATCTCGGTCCCGGCGACGTGACCTGGCTCCGCGACCTCGACGACGACAACGAAACCGTCCTGGCCTCGGCCGGACGGGTCTGCGATCTCGTCGAGAGTGCCGACGGTTCGATCAGCTACCGCTGTGAGGCGCCGGCCCAGGTCCAGGTCGTGACGGCGCTGCGGGCACCTGTCGCACCCGACCAGGTCAGTGGCGCCGACTGGCAACATGATGCGCAAGCCGGCGTACTGTGGCTACGGCACCAGGGCGAGCCGGCCGGGACGACGGTCAAGATCAACAGGGGAGTGTCGAGTTGATCATGCGACCTGGTGATCATGACGGCTGGTGATCTTCAAGGCTGGTCGGCCCGACGCCGGCGGATCCGGCCGAGGCCGATGATCACGCCGGCCGCGACCAGGACAACGCCGATACCGACAACTGCCGGACCAGCGGGAATGCCGAGGACGGTCCGCACCCGGGTCTGGTGGATGATCTTGTGATACGGCCGGTCCTGGTCCGCTCGGACGAAGGTGAAATCGGACACGATTTGTTCTGACGGGTCGCCGATGTAACTGTCGGTCACGGTCAGGTAGTCGTTGGTCGCGATGATCTCGGTCAACGATCTGGCAGTCACGGCCGTCGCAGGCAGCTGACCGGCGAAGTAGGTCGAGGTGTTGGTCCGGCCGGCCGTGCGGTCCGAGCGGCGGACTTGATGATCGGAGAACACGTAGGTCCGGACGAACTGGGATCCGGGCGCTGCCGCCGACAGTCGCATCGGATAGATCAGCGAATCCGAGGCGAAGGTCAGGTCCAGCGGTTGGAGCGCGCCGCTGAGATCAGCGGCGTCGGTGGTCAACCGGATTGCCGTGTAGTACCAACCGTCGGCGACGTAGGGCTGCAGCGCTGTGGCCATGCTGTCGGCCATCACGTAGTCGTGCGCGGTCAACCAGTTGGCGAGCTTGTCGGCATCGGTCGCGGCCAGCGTCGTGACCTCGAGTGCACCGAGCTGTTTGGTCTTGAGCACGTCGACGCTACTGCCCACGGGCGTGCCGGGAGCAGAGCCGTCCCCGGGATCCC
Protein-coding sequences here:
- a CDS encoding DUF2330 domain-containing protein, which encodes MKRSRAAATVLLTVLLAGLDLTVAPAARACACGGFVAADGERMATSAEHAVISLDGDQERILLSMDTRTVTDDAALLIPTPAPAEAALAEKTVFAELKAATAPRYQIDHTWWPERDPGDGSAPGTPVGSSVDVLKTKQLGALEVTTLAATDADKLANWLTAHDYVMADSMATALQPYVADGWYYTAIRLTTDAADLSGALQPLDLTFASDSLIYPMRLSAAAPGSQFVRTYVFSDHQVRRSDRTAGRTNTSTYFAGQLPATAVTARSLTEIIATNDYLTVTDSYIGDPSEQIVSDFTFVRADQDRPYHKIIHQTRVRTVLGIPAGPAVVGIGVVLVAAGVIIGLGRIRRRRADQP